Proteins from one Syngnathus scovelli strain Florida chromosome 9, RoL_Ssco_1.2, whole genome shotgun sequence genomic window:
- the LOC125975500 gene encoding uncharacterized protein has product MALLDFLRWRAATLLLLFVAGLDCISVHFPNDEPMYVIPDSTLVLRAHIQYGSPDELTGVTWERRPESGALDGRAALAACPGGSPPQPVQCTVTGPNVRASLEEQASVLHVSHFAKADAGIYAVTVMSKAGQSSTALVIVREYEAVHHVSVSINVSHSSLVCGEAWGTEPQFSWLHERDAITGSVGRVSPDGATLVVTKVPICGHFTCVVSNKLGYSSATYTAAPCEPSGISGSTVAVICLVVLQILGAGLAFLLWRRYRNRNRGERLREHLDDNI; this is encoded by the exons ATGGCTCTACTGGACTTCCTGCGCTGGAGAGCTGCCACACTACTGCTCCTGT TTGTCGCCGGGTTGGACTGCATATCGGTGCACTTCCCCAACGATGAGCCCATGTACGTCATCCCGGACTCTACCCTGGTCCTCCGCGCCCACATCCAGTACGGCTCTCCCGACGAGCTGACGGGCGTCACCTGGGAGCGGCGGCCCGAGAGCGGCGCCCTCGATGGGCGGGCCGCGCTGGCCGCCTGCCCGGGGGGGAGCCCCCCGCAACCTGTCCAATGCACCGTCACCGGGCCCAACGTGCGCGCCAGCCTGGAGGAGCAGGCCAGCGTCCTGCACGTTAGCCATTTCGCAAAAGCTGACGCGGGAATCTATGCTGTCACCGTGATGAGTAAGGCCGGACAATCCAGCACGGCACTCGTTATCGTCCGAGAATACG AGGCGGTGCACCACGTGTCGGTGAGCATCAACGTGTCACACTCGTCGCTGGTGTGCGGCGAGGCATGGGGCACGGAGCCTCAGTTCAGCTGGCTGCACGAACGTGACGCCATCACCGGCAGCGTGGGCCGCGTATCCCCCGACGGCGCCACCCTGGTGGTCACCAAGGTGCCCATTTGCGGCCACTTCACCTGCGTGGTCAGCAACAAGCTGGGCTACAGCTCTGCTACCTACACGGCCG CACCTTGTGAACCAAGCGGCATCAGTGGATCAACAGTGGCTGTCATTTGTCTGGTGGTGCTGCAGATCTTAGGAGCAGGCCTGGCATTTCTACTCTGGAG ACGCTACCGAAACAGGAACCGAGGAGAAAGGCTGCGAGAACATTTGGACGACAATATTTAA